One Clupea harengus unplaced genomic scaffold, Ch_v2.0.2, whole genome shotgun sequence DNA window includes the following coding sequences:
- the LOC122129173 gene encoding piggyBac transposable element-derived protein 4-like, translating to MGMIKLRDINDNWKNTIFSLPFPAELMARDRYRTISWNVHMSDPDEERVNDAQTGTSAHDGLFRLKPLMNTIQNACKAFYHPHRNIAVDQHMVACKGHTISNDFKLFVLADSSNGYTLDFSVYTGKNNFPTVQGLSYDSVMSLIDIKYLGSGYHVYMDDFYTSPKLFKDLLAFKFGACGTYRDSRRDCPRSDVNVLTKKSPGGTYRWIRDGPLVYVKWMDTQEVSVCSTIHAAYTGDTVKRRVKSRQGVWSSQSFPCPSPVVEYNKFMGGVEEFMGGFPGELIQYYTAQHKTMKWYRKLFIHFLDIAATNAYLLHKELMQNMHKDSMTQKAFREELTEQLCGVTQTQKAPVKEDSDLHIPVCGVELNTDGGKKAHANRKTCAYCRKHRGKQAKTLWKCRACHVYLCLLPERNCFNAWHDEE from the coding sequence ATGGGCATGATCAAGCTGCGTGACATTAATGACAACTGGAAGAATACCATCTTCTCACTCCCTTTCCCGGCAGAGTTGATGgcaagagacagatacagaacaATATCCTGGAATGTGCACATGAGCGAcccagatgaggagagagtgaatgatgcCCAGACTGGAACCTCAGCACACGACGGACTGTTCCGGCTCAAACCCCTCATGAACACCATCCAGAATGCCTGTAAGGCATTCTATCATCCCCACAGGAACATTGCTGTGGATCAGCATATGGTGGCTTGCAAAGGACATAccatttcaaatgatttcaaGTTGTTTGTGCTAGCAGACTCCAGCAATGGGTACACTTTGGACTTTTCCGTATACACGGGAAAGAACAACTTCCCCACAGTGCAAGGCCTCTCTTATGACTCTGTCATGTCACTGATTGACATAAAGTATTTGGGATCTGGATACCACGTGTACATGGACGATTTCTATACAAGCCCAAAGCTTTTCAAGGACTTGTTGGCTTTCAAGTTTGGTGCTTGTGGAACATACCGAGATTCCCGGAGGGACTGTCCACGCAGTGATGTCAATGTACTGACAAAAAAGTCCCCTGGAGGAACGTACCGCTGGATAAGGGATGGTCCTCTTGTTTATGTGAAATGGATGGACACACAAgaggtgtctgtctgctccaccATCCATGCAGCCTACACTGGGGATACAGtaaagagaagagtgaaatcCAGACAGGGTGTCTGGTCTTCACAGTCCTTTCCATGCCCCTCACCTGTGGTAGAATACAACAAGTTcatgggaggtgtggaggagttCATGGGAGGTTTCCCAGGAGAGTTGATCCAGtattacacagcacagcacaaaaccATGAAGTGGTACAGGAAACTCTTTATTCACTTCCTGGATATTGCTGCAACAAATGCCTACCTTCTCCACAAAGAACTCATGCAAAACATGCACAAGGACAGCATGACCCAGAAGGCTTTCAGGGAGGAGCTCACTGAACAGCTGTGTGGtgtcactcagacacaaaagGCTCCTGTAAAGGAGGACAGTGATTTGCACATTCCAGTTTGTGGggttgagctgaacactgatggTGGGAAGAAGGCTCATGCTAACCGCAAGACCTGTGCATATTGCAGGAAGCATAGGGGAAAGCAAGCAAAAACCCTTTGGAAGTGCAGAGCATGTCATGTCTACCTTTGCCTTCTACCAGAGAGAAACTGTTTTAATGCTTGGCATGATGAGGAATGA